In Salarias fasciatus chromosome 20, fSalaFa1.1, whole genome shotgun sequence, a single window of DNA contains:
- the LOC115407808 gene encoding cyclin-dependent kinase 17-like isoform X5: MDRMKIIKRRLSMSLRSARPVDDSLSELAEQMALDEPSTARDNGIVHENVKMGSDGESDQASGTSSDEVQSPVRVRMRNNHHRRISNEDINKRLSLPADIRLPEGYLEKFAMNSPPFDKPMSRRLRRASLSEIGFGKLETYIKLDKLGEGTYATVFKGRSKLTDNLVALKEIRLEHEEGAPCTAIREVSLLKDLKHANIVTLHDIIHTDKCLTLVFEYLEKDLKQYMDDCGSIMSVHNVKIFLFQLLRGLAYCHRRKVLHRDLKPQNLLINEKGELKLADFGLARAKSVPTKTYSNEVVTLWYRPPDVLLGSTEYSTPIDMWGVGCIFYEMITGRPLFPGSTVEDELHLIFRILGTPTEETWPGITTSEEFKTYNFPLYRAEPLVNHAPRIDNDGHDLLSMLLQFEAKKRVSAEEALRHSYFRSFGDQVQTLADTASIFSVKGIQLQKDPGKRSSVYPESTQGKSRRQSVLF; the protein is encoded by the exons gaATTGTGCATGAAAATGTGAAGATGGGCTCAGACGGGGAGAGTGATCAGGCGTCCGGCACGTCTTCCGACGAGGTCCAGAGTCCAGTGAGGGTCCGCATGAGGAACAACCACCATCGGCGCATCTCCAATGAG GACATAAACAAGCGTTTGTCTCTCCCAGCTGACATCAGGCTACCGGAGGGCTACTTGGAGAAGTTTGCCATGAATAGCCCGCCTTTCGACAAGCCCATGAGCCGCAGGCTACGACGCGCATCACTG TCTGAAATCGGTTTCGGGAAACTGGAGACCTACATCAAACTGGACAAATTAGGAGAG GGGACCTACGCTACGGTATTTAAGGGGCGAAGCAAGTTAACAGACAATTTGGTCGCTCTGAAGGAGATCCGTCTGGAGCATGAGGAGGGAGCGCCCTGCACTGCAATCAGAGAAG TGTCTCTGCTGAAAGACTTGAAGCACGCCAATATTGTCACTCTTCACGACATTATCCACACTGACAAGTGCCTCACACTGGTGTTTGAGTACCTG GAAAAAGACCTGAAGCAATACATGGACGACTGCGGGAGCATTATGAGCGTTCACAACGTCAAG ATCTTCTTATTCCAGCTCTTAAGAGGTCTGGCGTACTGCCACAGAAGAAAGGTCCTGCACAGAGACCTCAAACCCCAGAACCTGCTCATCAATGAGAAAGGAGAGCTGAAGCTGGCGGACTTTG GATTAGCAAGAGCGAAGTCCGTGCCTACGAAGACCTACTCCAATGAAGTTGTGACATTATGGTACCGGCCACCAGACGTTCTGCTGGGCTCCACCGAGTACTCCACTCCTATTGACATGTG GGGTGTTGGCTGTATCTTTTATGAAATGATCACGGGCAGACCTCTTTTCCCTGGATCCACAGTCGAGGACGAGCTTCACCTCATATTCCGAATCCTGG GCACTCCTACAGAAGAGACTTGGCCTGGGATCACCACCAGTGAAGAGTTTAAGACGTATAATTTCCCCCTGTACCGTGCGGAGCCCCTTGTTAACCATGCGCCCAG GATAGACAATGACGGCCATGACTTGCTCTCAATGCTCTTACAg TTTGAGGCGAAGAAGCGCGTCTCAGCTGAGGAGGCCCTCAGACACTCCTACTTCAGAAGTTTTGGGGATCAGGTTCAAACACTGGCTGACA CTGCGtccattttctctgtaaaaggcATTCAGCTGCAGAAAGATCCAGGGAAGAGATCCTCAGTCTATCCGGAGTCAA cccAAGGGAAGAGCAGAAGGCAGAGTGTGTTGTTTTAG
- the LOC115407808 gene encoding cyclin-dependent kinase 17-like isoform X4, giving the protein MDRMKIIKRRLSMSLRSARPVDDSLSELAEQMALDEPSTARDNGIVHENVKMGSDGESDQASGTSSDEVQSPVRVRMRNNHHRRISNEDINKRLSLPADIRLPEGYLEKFAMNSPPFDKPMSRRLRRASLSEIGFGKLETYIKLDKLGEGTYATVFKGRSKLTDNLVALKEIRLEHEEGAPCTAIREVSLLKDLKHANIVTLHDIIHTDKCLTLVFEYLEKDLKQYMDDCGSIMSVHNVKIFLFQLLRGLAYCHRRKVLHRDLKPQNLLINEKGELKLADFGLARAKSVPTKTYSNEVVTLWYRPPDVLLGSTEYSTPIDMWGVGCIFYEMITGRPLFPGSTVEDELHLIFRILGTPTEETWPGITTSEEFKTYNFPLYRAEPLVNHAPRIDNDGHDLLSMLLQFEAKKRVSAEEALRHSYFRSFGDQVQTLADTASIFSVKGIQLQKDPGKRSSVYPESTMAHKLGSAPSQYFQREAANPRAQSHNLSSTSTG; this is encoded by the exons gaATTGTGCATGAAAATGTGAAGATGGGCTCAGACGGGGAGAGTGATCAGGCGTCCGGCACGTCTTCCGACGAGGTCCAGAGTCCAGTGAGGGTCCGCATGAGGAACAACCACCATCGGCGCATCTCCAATGAG GACATAAACAAGCGTTTGTCTCTCCCAGCTGACATCAGGCTACCGGAGGGCTACTTGGAGAAGTTTGCCATGAATAGCCCGCCTTTCGACAAGCCCATGAGCCGCAGGCTACGACGCGCATCACTG TCTGAAATCGGTTTCGGGAAACTGGAGACCTACATCAAACTGGACAAATTAGGAGAG GGGACCTACGCTACGGTATTTAAGGGGCGAAGCAAGTTAACAGACAATTTGGTCGCTCTGAAGGAGATCCGTCTGGAGCATGAGGAGGGAGCGCCCTGCACTGCAATCAGAGAAG TGTCTCTGCTGAAAGACTTGAAGCACGCCAATATTGTCACTCTTCACGACATTATCCACACTGACAAGTGCCTCACACTGGTGTTTGAGTACCTG GAAAAAGACCTGAAGCAATACATGGACGACTGCGGGAGCATTATGAGCGTTCACAACGTCAAG ATCTTCTTATTCCAGCTCTTAAGAGGTCTGGCGTACTGCCACAGAAGAAAGGTCCTGCACAGAGACCTCAAACCCCAGAACCTGCTCATCAATGAGAAAGGAGAGCTGAAGCTGGCGGACTTTG GATTAGCAAGAGCGAAGTCCGTGCCTACGAAGACCTACTCCAATGAAGTTGTGACATTATGGTACCGGCCACCAGACGTTCTGCTGGGCTCCACCGAGTACTCCACTCCTATTGACATGTG GGGTGTTGGCTGTATCTTTTATGAAATGATCACGGGCAGACCTCTTTTCCCTGGATCCACAGTCGAGGACGAGCTTCACCTCATATTCCGAATCCTGG GCACTCCTACAGAAGAGACTTGGCCTGGGATCACCACCAGTGAAGAGTTTAAGACGTATAATTTCCCCCTGTACCGTGCGGAGCCCCTTGTTAACCATGCGCCCAG GATAGACAATGACGGCCATGACTTGCTCTCAATGCTCTTACAg TTTGAGGCGAAGAAGCGCGTCTCAGCTGAGGAGGCCCTCAGACACTCCTACTTCAGAAGTTTTGGGGATCAGGTTCAAACACTGGCTGACA CTGCGtccattttctctgtaaaaggcATTCAGCTGCAGAAAGATCCAGGGAAGAGATCCTCAGTCTATCCGGAGTCAA cgatggCCCATAAGCTAGGCTCCGCACCCTCGCAGTACTTCCAGAGAGAGGCAGCCAATCCCAGGGCTCAGAGTCACAATCTCTCCTCCACTTCCACTGGCTGA
- the LOC115407808 gene encoding cyclin-dependent kinase 16-like isoform X3, with protein sequence MSDNPQGSSARVPRAGDPKMGESKIGEGVRMGERDTPLRLSPFRMLRVLDSCRPPGNRIGIVHENVKMGSDGESDQASGTSSDEVQSPVRVRMRNNHHRRISNEDINKRLSLPADIRLPEGYLEKFAMNSPPFDKPMSRRLRRASLSEIGFGKLETYIKLDKLGEGTYATVFKGRSKLTDNLVALKEIRLEHEEGAPCTAIREVSLLKDLKHANIVTLHDIIHTDKCLTLVFEYLEKDLKQYMDDCGSIMSVHNVKIFLFQLLRGLAYCHRRKVLHRDLKPQNLLINEKGELKLADFGLARAKSVPTKTYSNEVVTLWYRPPDVLLGSTEYSTPIDMWGVGCIFYEMITGRPLFPGSTVEDELHLIFRILGTPTEETWPGITTSEEFKTYNFPLYRAEPLVNHAPRIDNDGHDLLSMLLQFEAKKRVSAEEALRHSYFRSFGDQVQTLADTASIFSVKGIQLQKDPGKRSSVYPESTMAHKLGSAPSQYFQREAANPRAQSHNLSSTSTG encoded by the exons ATGTCAGACAACCCCCAAGGGAGCTCAGCTCGTGTTCCCAGAGCCGGGGACCCAAAGATGGGGGAAAGTAAAATAGGTGAGGGAGTGAGGATGGGCGAGAGAGACACTCCGCTGAGGCTGTCACCTTTCCGTATGCTTCGAGTGCTGGATTCATGCCGTCCTCCAGGAAATCGGATTG gaATTGTGCATGAAAATGTGAAGATGGGCTCAGACGGGGAGAGTGATCAGGCGTCCGGCACGTCTTCCGACGAGGTCCAGAGTCCAGTGAGGGTCCGCATGAGGAACAACCACCATCGGCGCATCTCCAATGAG GACATAAACAAGCGTTTGTCTCTCCCAGCTGACATCAGGCTACCGGAGGGCTACTTGGAGAAGTTTGCCATGAATAGCCCGCCTTTCGACAAGCCCATGAGCCGCAGGCTACGACGCGCATCACTG TCTGAAATCGGTTTCGGGAAACTGGAGACCTACATCAAACTGGACAAATTAGGAGAG GGGACCTACGCTACGGTATTTAAGGGGCGAAGCAAGTTAACAGACAATTTGGTCGCTCTGAAGGAGATCCGTCTGGAGCATGAGGAGGGAGCGCCCTGCACTGCAATCAGAGAAG TGTCTCTGCTGAAAGACTTGAAGCACGCCAATATTGTCACTCTTCACGACATTATCCACACTGACAAGTGCCTCACACTGGTGTTTGAGTACCTG GAAAAAGACCTGAAGCAATACATGGACGACTGCGGGAGCATTATGAGCGTTCACAACGTCAAG ATCTTCTTATTCCAGCTCTTAAGAGGTCTGGCGTACTGCCACAGAAGAAAGGTCCTGCACAGAGACCTCAAACCCCAGAACCTGCTCATCAATGAGAAAGGAGAGCTGAAGCTGGCGGACTTTG GATTAGCAAGAGCGAAGTCCGTGCCTACGAAGACCTACTCCAATGAAGTTGTGACATTATGGTACCGGCCACCAGACGTTCTGCTGGGCTCCACCGAGTACTCCACTCCTATTGACATGTG GGGTGTTGGCTGTATCTTTTATGAAATGATCACGGGCAGACCTCTTTTCCCTGGATCCACAGTCGAGGACGAGCTTCACCTCATATTCCGAATCCTGG GCACTCCTACAGAAGAGACTTGGCCTGGGATCACCACCAGTGAAGAGTTTAAGACGTATAATTTCCCCCTGTACCGTGCGGAGCCCCTTGTTAACCATGCGCCCAG GATAGACAATGACGGCCATGACTTGCTCTCAATGCTCTTACAg TTTGAGGCGAAGAAGCGCGTCTCAGCTGAGGAGGCCCTCAGACACTCCTACTTCAGAAGTTTTGGGGATCAGGTTCAAACACTGGCTGACA CTGCGtccattttctctgtaaaaggcATTCAGCTGCAGAAAGATCCAGGGAAGAGATCCTCAGTCTATCCGGAGTCAA cgatggCCCATAAGCTAGGCTCCGCACCCTCGCAGTACTTCCAGAGAGAGGCAGCCAATCCCAGGGCTCAGAGTCACAATCTCTCCTCCACTTCCACTGGCTGA